From Vigna unguiculata cultivar IT97K-499-35 chromosome 5, ASM411807v1, whole genome shotgun sequence, the proteins below share one genomic window:
- the LOC114183412 gene encoding histone H4, which translates to MSGRGKGGKGLGKGGAKRHRKVLRDNIQGITKPAIRRLARRGGVKRISGLIYEETRGVLKIFLENVIRDAVTYTEHARRKTVTAMDVVYALKRQGRTLYGFGG; encoded by the coding sequence ATGTCTGGCAGAGGAAAGGGGGGCAAGGGTTTGGGAAAGGGAGGAGCGAAACGACACCGTAAGGTGCTTCGCGATAACATTCAGGGAATAACGAAGCCGGCGATTCGGCGATTGGCTCGCAGAGGTGGCGTGAAGCGTATCAGTGGTTTGATTTACGAGGAGACTCGTGGTGTTCTCAAGATCTTCTTGGAGAACGTGATTCGTGACGCTGTTACTTACACGGAGCACGCAAGGAGGAAGACTGTTACTGCTATGGATGTTGTTTATGCTTTGAAGAGGCAGGGAAGGACCCTCTATGGATTtgggggttag
- the LOC114183312 gene encoding receptor-like protein kinase HERK 1, whose amino-acid sequence MIDRRNLGFFLCVLSIFPLVCFSATFVPVDNYLIDCGASANTTVGRRNFTADNFFKDLLSTQEDILANSSLKSSTSSSSDDSPLYQTARIFNGPSKYTFRINQKGRHWIRLYFFPFTYQKYNLSAANFTVATQDHVLFSSSSLQKDPQMKEYSVNVTSDNLVITFAPSGNSTAFVNAIEVVSVPDDLIVDDFSALVPPLTLSGLVTQTFETVWRVNMGGSTVTPTNDTLQRTWIPDERFLLEPNLAKSVNNIRGVNYEQGGSTTENTAPASVYGTLTEMNSSSDPRSNFNVTWKFDVSPGFQYLVRFHFCDVVSKSLNSLYFNVYIDSKIAAPDVDLGTLGNNALGVPYHKDVVTPLAVNNTLRVSIGPSDLSKDYPNAILNGLEIMKMNNSMGSLITGTVPAAIGLGSSSKSIGMIVGVVVGVVGAVVLAGVFFVLCMRRRKLVRQRQSKTWVPLSINDGTTSHTMGSKYSNGTTLSVASNHEYRVPLLAVQEATNNFDESWVIGIGGFGKVYKGELSDGTKVAVKRGNPRSQQGLAEFQTEIVMLSQFRHRHLVSLIGYCDEKNEMILIYEYMEKGTLKSHLYGSDLPSLSWKERLEICIGSARGLHYLHTGYAKAVIHRDVKSANILLDEKLMAKVADFGLSKTGPEIDQTHVSTAVKGSFGYLDPEYFRRQQLTEKSDVYSFGVVLFEVLCARPVIDPTLPREMVNLAEWAMKWQKKGQLEQIIDERLAGKIRPDSLRKFGETAEKCLADYGVDRPSMGDVLWNLEYALQLQEAVVQGDAEENSTNMIGELSPQVNNFSQDASASTAHFEGTSLDDLSGVSMSRVFSQLVKSEGR is encoded by the coding sequence ATGATTGATCGGAGAAATCTTGGTTTTTTTCTCTGTGTTTTATCAATCTTTCCACTAGTGTGTTTTTCTGCCACCTTTGTTCCAGTAGATAATTACCTTATAGATTGTGGAGCATCTGCAAATACTACAGTAGGTAGGCGCAATTTCACAGCAGATAATTTTTTCAAGGATCTTCTTTCTACACAAGAAGATATTCTTGCGAATTCCTCCTTAAAATCAAGCACTTCTTCTTCCTCCGATGATTCGCCTCTCTATCAAACTGCAAGAATCTTCAATGGACCCTCGAAGTACACCTTTCGAATTAACCAAAAGGGGAGACACTGGATCCGTctatatttctttccttttacTTACCAAAAGTACAATTTGAGTGCTGCAAATTTCACCGTCGCCACGCAAGACCATGTTCTTTTCAGTAGCTCCAGCTTGCAGAAAGATCCTCAGATGAAGGAGTACTCTGTGAATGTAACATCAGACAACCTCGTTATCACCTTTGCCCCTTCCGGCAATTCCACTGCCTTTGTGAATGCCATTGAAGTTGTTTCTGTCCCCGATGACCTCATTGTTGACGATTTTTCCGCCTTAGTTCCACCGTTAACCTTATCAGGGTTGGTGACACAAACATTTGAGACAGTTTGGAGGGTTAACATGGGTGGTTCAACTGTGACCCCCACGAATGACACCCTTCAAAGAACTTGGATTCCAGATGAAAGGTTCCTTTTGGAACCTAACCTTGCAAAATCTGTTAATAATATTCGTGGTGTCAACTATGAGCAAGGTGGTTCAACAACAGAAAACACTGCTCCCGCTTCTGTTTATGGTACCCTCACAGAGATGAACTCATCCTCTGACCCCCGAAGTAATTTCAACGTGACATGGAAGTTTGATGTGAGTCCTGGATTTCAGTACCTTGTTCGATTTCACTTCTGTGATGTGGTCAGTAAAAGTCTCAATTCACTCTACTTCAATGTTTATATTGACTCCAAGATAGCTGCTCCTGATGTTGATCTGGGTACTTTGGGTAATAATGCTTTGGGCGTTCCATATCATAAGGATGTGGTTACACCGTTGGCTGTAAACAATACACTTCGTGTAAGTATTGGTCCTTCTGATTTGAGTAAGGATTACCCTAATGCAATTTTGAATGGGTTGGAGATCATGAAAATGAACAATTCTATGGGCAGTCTCATCACAGGAACAGTACCTGCAGCTATTGGTTTAGGTTCAAGTTCTAAGAGTATTGGCATGATTGTGGGTGTGGTTGTTGGGGTAGTTGGTGCAGTTGTGTTGGCTGGAGTTTTCTTTGTGTTATGCATGAGGAGAAGAAAGTTGGTTAGGCAAAGACAGTCAAAGACATGGGTTCCTTTATCCATCAATGATGGAACTACTTCTCATACCATGGGAAGTAAATACTCTAATGGCACAACACTAAGTGTTGCTTCAAACCATGAGTACAGAGTGCCTCTTCTTGCAGTTCAGGAGGCTACAAACAACTTTGATGAGAGTTGGGTTATTGGGATAGGTGGATTTGGTAAAGTGTACAAAGGAGAGTTAAGTGATGGCACAAAAGTGGCAGTGAAGAGGGGGAATCCACGGTCCCAGCAGGGGCTTGCAGAGTTCCAAACTGAGATTGTAATGCTGTCTCAGTTCCGGCATCGCCATCTGGTGTCTTTGATTGGTTATtgtgatgaaaaaaatgaaatgatcTTGATATATGAATATATGGAGAAAGGAACTCTCAAGAGTCATTTATATGGCTCGGATCTGCCTAGCTTAAGCTGGAAGGAGAGGCTTGAGATATGCATTGGCTCAGCCAGAGGACTTCATTATCTTCACACTGGCTATGCAAAAGCTGTTATTCACCGTGATGTGAAGTCTGCAAATATCCTTCTTGATGAGAAACTAATGGCTAAAGTTGCTGATTTTGGACTATCAAAGACAGGGCCTGAGATTGACCAGACGCATGTGAGCACAGCTGTGAAAGGTAGTTTTGGGTACCTGGATCCAGAGTATTTCAGGAGGCAACAACTGACAGAAAAATCAGATGTGTATTCATTTGGGGTGGTTCTGTTTGAAGTTCTTTGTGCAAGACCTGTTATAGATCCTACACTTCCCAGGGAAATGGTGAACTTGGCAGAATGGGCAATGAAATGGCAGAAGAAAGGGCAATTGGAGCAGATCATAGATGAAAGACTTGCAGGGAAAATCAGGCCAGATTCTCTTAGGAAGTTTGGAGAAACTGCTGAGAAATGCTTGGCTGATTATGGTGTTGATAGACCTTCAATGGGAGATGTGTTGTGGAATTTGGAGTATGCTCTCCAACTTCAAGAGGCTGTGGTTCAAGGTGATGCTGAAGAAAACAGCACCAATATGATTGGTGAACTTTCTCCACAGGTCAACAATTTCAGCCAGGATGCAAGTGCTTCTACTGCACATTTTGAAGGCACAAGTCTGGATGATCTCTCTGGTGTTTCTATGAGTAGGGTCTTCTCACAATTGGTGAAGTCTGAGGGTAGATAG